The genomic window ATTCCTATTCCTTACCAAAATACATAATTGTATCAGCAATCCAGATCTCTACCATTGGCTTCACAAGTGCAACCATAGTGCGCTGCGGCACCAAAAAGGACTTACAAGAAAATACCACCAATCTCCCATCAAGCCTTGCTTTATTAATAGCAGGGGCCTCTTCTGCCTTCATAGCAGGTTCATTGTATGTATACTGGACAGCCGCTGTATCATACGAACTTATATTTTTCATAGCAGTAATCGGAGCAATTACAGCAGCTCTCTTTGAATCCATACCATCCTCCGTAGACAGGCTTTTTTCAATGACCCTGGGTTCGGCAATGGCAATGTGGATTCTTGCAGCATTTGGTTACACAGTTGCTCCTTTACATTTATTGATTGCATTCATTTTTGCACTCTTTTTAGGGTATCTTGCATATCGCACCAATATAGCTGATATTTCCGCAGTGTTGAGTGCTACACTTATGGGAGTTTTGATTATTGTTTTTAGTAACTTTCTCTGGTTTGTTTTACTTCTTACCTTTTTCATACTCGGAGGAATATTCACTAAATACAAATACAACTATAAGCTGGACCTGGGTATCGCACAGGAAAAAGGAGGAGTAAGGACTTATGAAAATGTATTCAGCAACAGTACTGCCGCACTTGTGCTTGCCATTGCATGTGGCATATATCCCCAACACAGCAATCTAATAACATATGCTTTCCTGGGAACCGTAGCAACAGCTGCAGGTGACACCCTTGCAAGTGAAATCGGAACAACTGCCCGCCAGACACCCAGGATGATAACAAACTTAAAACCTACAAAAACCGGTACTGATGGGGCTGTAACTTCACTTGGAGAACTTGCATCTTTTGGTGGAGCACTGACAATAGGAATACTTGGAGCAGCCTTTGGGTTTGTGGATCAGATAATTCCTGCCATACTTATTACATGTGCAGGAGGATGGGGAGGAACAAATATCGATAGTTTACTTGGTGCTACATTCCAGAAAAATGGATACCTATCCAATAGTGGAGTCAATTTTGTAGCAACTGCCACAGGTGCCCTCATATCAGGTATACTGTATGTTCTTGTCCTGTAAGGACAAAAAAGATATACTTACCGCAATTATATCTAACATATGAAAGTAGAGGGCATTGCCCGGGAAACACTGGAATTTATATTGAAAAGTAGTGAATCAACATATCCCCGGGAATTTGTGGGTTTACTGGAAGCAGAAAAAGGCATAATAAGCAATGTGATAATCCTGCCCGGAACCGAGAGCAGTGAAATGAATGCAGTAATCAAATTGTTCATGATGCCAAATGTACAATCTGTGGGTTCTGTGCACAGCCATCCTGGGCCCAGTTATCGGCCCTCAAATGCCGACCTTGTAATGTTTGGTAAGACTGGGGACTGGCATATAATTGTTGCCGAACCTTTCGATGAGAACAGCTGGCAATGCTATAACAGGGAGGGCTACCCTGTAGACCTGCCGGTACTTGATGTAGAATTGGACCAGCCGGAACTGCCCTAACAAAAAATAAATATGGAACCAAATCGAATTTTTTAAAGGGATGATAAATATGGAACCTGAAGACTATGTAATTAAAGAAGGACCAATACCACATGAAAATGCTAAATTTGGAGCAGGTCTTGTAATATTGATTCTATACATTATTGTGCTTGGAAGATGGCTGGGAGTATTCTAATCCCATTACTTATTTTTCGCGCAGGACCGAATATGTAAACCCTCCGAGCCAATAGCCGATCATTCCAAAAAGGAAAGCTGCGGGGATCAGTATAAGGGATTCATAACCCAAATCCAATATCCATTCAAAAGCCATTATTACAAACAGGATTACAAAAAGAATATATCCTGCATATTTGGCACTTGTTTTGCCCCGGTACATTTTGATCACTTTAAATCATCTGGCAGGCAGATCCACCAAAGCCACATCTGGACATCATAGAGTCTATTTGCTCTTCAGAAGAAAAATCATCATATGCCTTATTAGCCTCTTCCACACTGGAATAAAGGCGTGCAAAGATACAATCCCAGTAACCATCATCACTTTTTACAATTGAATTATACTGATTGTTTTCAGCGGGTGCCCATATCAACACCTGCCCACCGGTTCCCTGCTGGGACTGGACTTCGACCTTCAATCTTCCAAGAGCCTTGGTTTCATGATTAATACTATCATTTTCTGCCATAGCATCCCAATATAATTCCATCATTTTTAACCTATTGGGTCACCGGAAACGATTTGTATTTAAAGAACAAAAAACAAAATTCGACAGGTACTTAAAGAAGATAAATTAAAGAGGAAATGTAAAAGAAATAATGGGGGTAATTATTCCTATGCAGGACAAAAATCAAGAGTACGAAAATCCCATAATAGTTTTCCTATGGAATGCAGAAAAGGACTGGCCGGTTGAATTTGTATCCGATAACATTCAGCAACTCGGATACAATGCCGATGATTTTATATCCGGGAACAAGACCTATGCACAGATAATCCATCCACACGATATCGATGAAGTCAGAGAAAACATACGCCGCATCTGTAAGGAAGGCATCAAGGAATACACCCATCGATACAGGATACTAACTGCTGATGATCAGGAAAGATGGGTTATGGAAAAGACCCTTGTGGAAAGAGACATCGAGGATGAACCATGCCATTTCCAGGGTTTTGTAATGGATATCACAGGCCAGATGGATTCTGAAGAGATGAGCGTGGACATGATATCTACAAAAAGTCCTGTTGTAGCATTTGTCTGGAAAGTAAAAAAGGGGTGGCCTGTAGAATACGTTTCAGATGAAATTGAAAAGTATGGCTACACAACCGAAGAATTCCTGTCAGGTAATCTTAATTACGGGGACATTATCCACAAAGACGATCTAAAAAGAGTAGAGGACGAACTGAGCAGGAGATGCCGGGAAGGATACAATGATTTTTATCAGGAATATCGGATATACACAAAAGAAGGCCAGATCCGCAAAGTTGCTGAAAGGACCCTTATAATTCGTGATGAAAATGGCAACCCCTCAAAATATCAGGGAATCATTGAAGACCTCTGATTCCAGATAAATTATATATAAAATAATATTATATTTTGATAGTAAGTATGCGTGCCTACATCAACAGAAAAGGTTTGAGAGACTACATAATATACACACTAGCCTTGCTTCCAATGGCTATGTTGTGTTACAAGCAACAGCTAACTCTTGGACCAATTTCATCATACCCTCTCTTTTTAATCTTACTCCTGATGCCAATTGCCTCAAATATAGAAATACCCATAACCAAAATCAGAACGCGCAAAAACCAGCACATGCATAGGGACGCCCTCCTTCTGGAAGAAACGTATGGTGTACCCGTGGTAAATGAACTTACTACAGGCACAAACCTGATCTATGACACAAAAATCACACTTAATGTAGGTGGATTTATAATTCCTATTTTGACAATTCTGTA from Methanohalophilus halophilus includes these protein-coding regions:
- a CDS encoding DUF92 domain-containing protein, giving the protein MTGWPKCFTEEDEGKDYTPYFIIIALVSMLIFPFLSREILLLIFAGAGVYSYITNSNRNITNLIVSIVLLLLISITANHYSYSLPKYIIVSAIQISTIGFTSATIVRCGTKKDLQENTTNLPSSLALLIAGASSAFIAGSLYVYWTAAVSYELIFFIAVIGAITAALFESIPSSVDRLFSMTLGSAMAMWILAAFGYTVAPLHLLIAFIFALFLGYLAYRTNIADISAVLSATLMGVLIIVFSNFLWFVLLLTFFILGGIFTKYKYNYKLDLGIAQEKGGVRTYENVFSNSTAALVLAIACGIYPQHSNLITYAFLGTVATAAGDTLASEIGTTARQTPRMITNLKPTKTGTDGAVTSLGELASFGGALTIGILGAAFGFVDQIIPAILITCAGGWGGTNIDSLLGATFQKNGYLSNSGVNFVATATGALISGILYVLVL
- a CDS encoding Mov34/MPN/PAD-1 family protein — its product is MKVEGIARETLEFILKSSESTYPREFVGLLEAEKGIISNVIILPGTESSEMNAVIKLFMMPNVQSVGSVHSHPGPSYRPSNADLVMFGKTGDWHIIVAEPFDENSWQCYNREGYPVDLPVLDVELDQPELP
- a CDS encoding PAS domain-containing protein, encoding MQDKNQEYENPIIVFLWNAEKDWPVEFVSDNIQQLGYNADDFISGNKTYAQIIHPHDIDEVRENIRRICKEGIKEYTHRYRILTADDQERWVMEKTLVERDIEDEPCHFQGFVMDITGQMDSEEMSVDMISTKSPVVAFVWKVKKGWPVEYVSDEIEKYGYTTEEFLSGNLNYGDIIHKDDLKRVEDELSRRCREGYNDFYQEYRIYTKEGQIRKVAERTLIIRDENGNPSKYQGIIEDL